One Pseudothermotoga sp. genomic window carries:
- a CDS encoding thrombospondin type 3 repeat-containing protein: MKKLYLLMICLTSMITVFSYQENTLNNFVQFKTYGDGVTDFLIDKNVVVLVLTDQEVHKVQVYNKTDKKLLWEKKYKSILTNIWKARIVDEKLCLFVEESSSSVSSPRLVVLDLRTGKDLSTDLQRAIAKFGTIYPFQMYKTQLLFKSAAEFYVFDLKQEKLTHPEGNFIALVGDKILYLGKADPKAKNEVPLLFCLEDGKIQWKDKKFGDEEIKFLRDENLYLQDITVEGFPILFAKSPKLKQGSTRFLVLTELGTCKFYEPRDLGLESTRWKVLFQHVKSSGKNTSLVVGLTSEFDSLMTDLILLTFNASGDLIAEHKLSNVQILHHELDGSGRLILICQGYTDQSFMIFDTTSLNKLLDRKLSKDLSIHQVLVNDREEIYMKGAYEHGPCVFSLSKSQGELLAFYAIEPSSVGFIHFGACDAEDLFLLFKELSQPGTITVARIPKTNKGWLEASLSIEKPAYVSTKVKIEYVPSFAKISANAGFIEDSHWFTPAKAGVYTLTLQVGSVKKEFHVNVEELEVELNLPELIYTDSQIEISYSPAQAILSVSSGRLEKNDWYVPTKPGQVGYIWHTPSEPGLHKLFVQLQDTKREFMVNVLPKDSDGDGVTDWLENLFGSDPNNTNTDADAARDNEDLSVLLNPPEPIWKELQEPGMIRLEQAVCFFGLDGWVEKYLHSKLIERYEEQGTRKSKMNEETYRKIIDELFKDEHFITYRMDKTSRYQNTYGSEQDHKPEFSCIFPSDMLHPMEFRFYYDWLTDFRIVHLKNKDAMYYPSQSSFYRYLLYPVRFAQGYETNILIQFFDYSTYDSLSYENDSRYKIAGFLFSFYTSGDLNRDDNIPFHEGIAVAMIERPGLFRVVVRLPREKMKGNSAYLKLTPIWIEREGKSVSYKPLMLKWDVNGLVRETVFLKDALGNSKVLCEELASFEDLNSEISWSFALNKPTTAATNIKINSQQLGIVQKNDQQESRYTVIDLVQNVTRYTLKSLELGKKVCSFTETSVKSIKRVDDLEKLPNDHWARSKKFGVAKSSLEVATGIASMITDGNQAWVAFKQGDYIQASYFALKTISTAVSTTPELVNIAKDVFGYSGKATKLAVLSSKKAQVGIAIAVGVVEFGYDSYKFITVDDPIMKQAYGEKMAADVLDTGISIVAVFFPHVLAGQITWSAGVEVYSWFFGEDLAYRVCRTPGSAAAFLWEYFVGDIPAELAKEAYTDALSSLFKLIENLNNVYATDKTFYLSVFVDPQK; this comes from the coding sequence GTGAAAAAACTCTATCTTTTAATGATTTGCTTGACCTCGATGATCACAGTGTTTTCATATCAAGAAAATACGCTCAATAATTTTGTCCAGTTTAAAACGTACGGCGATGGTGTCACTGACTTCTTAATCGATAAAAATGTGGTCGTCCTTGTTTTGACAGATCAAGAAGTTCACAAGGTTCAGGTGTACAACAAAACTGATAAAAAACTACTGTGGGAAAAAAAGTACAAATCGATTTTGACGAATATATGGAAAGCAAGAATAGTAGACGAAAAGCTCTGTCTCTTCGTTGAAGAATCCTCAAGTTCCGTTTCCTCTCCTCGTCTGGTTGTTCTCGATCTTCGCACTGGAAAAGACCTTTCCACCGACCTTCAACGAGCGATAGCGAAGTTTGGCACTATTTATCCTTTTCAGATGTACAAAACACAGCTACTTTTTAAGAGTGCTGCAGAGTTTTATGTTTTTGATTTGAAACAAGAAAAGTTGACCCATCCAGAAGGAAATTTCATTGCACTAGTCGGGGACAAAATACTTTATCTTGGAAAAGCCGACCCAAAAGCAAAGAATGAGGTACCTTTACTTTTCTGCCTTGAAGATGGAAAGATTCAATGGAAGGATAAAAAGTTCGGCGACGAAGAAATCAAATTCTTGCGTGATGAAAATTTATATCTTCAAGACATAACTGTTGAAGGATTTCCAATTCTCTTCGCTAAGAGTCCTAAACTGAAACAAGGTTCAACCAGATTTTTAGTCTTGACGGAGCTTGGAACGTGTAAGTTCTACGAACCCAGAGATCTCGGACTCGAATCAACCCGCTGGAAAGTTCTTTTTCAACACGTGAAAAGTTCTGGAAAAAATACTTCTCTCGTCGTTGGATTGACGTCTGAGTTCGATAGTCTCATGACTGATTTGATCCTGCTCACGTTCAACGCGTCCGGAGATTTGATTGCTGAACACAAGCTTTCGAACGTTCAAATCCTCCATCACGAACTGGACGGCTCAGGAAGGTTGATCCTGATCTGCCAGGGTTACACAGATCAATCGTTCATGATTTTCGATACGACTTCACTGAATAAACTTTTAGACCGTAAATTATCCAAAGATTTATCAATACACCAAGTTCTTGTGAATGATCGTGAAGAAATATACATGAAGGGCGCTTATGAACACGGTCCGTGTGTCTTTTCTCTCAGCAAATCTCAAGGAGAACTGTTGGCCTTCTATGCGATTGAACCTAGCAGCGTTGGGTTTATTCACTTTGGAGCGTGTGATGCTGAGGATTTGTTTTTGCTTTTCAAGGAACTTTCTCAGCCTGGCACAATCACGGTCGCTCGTATCCCAAAAACTAACAAAGGATGGCTTGAAGCTTCACTCAGCATAGAAAAACCAGCATATGTAAGTACCAAGGTGAAGATCGAATATGTCCCGAGTTTCGCCAAGATCTCAGCTAACGCAGGATTCATTGAAGATTCTCACTGGTTCACTCCTGCGAAAGCCGGTGTCTACACACTGACACTTCAAGTTGGTTCAGTGAAGAAAGAATTTCATGTGAATGTCGAGGAACTCGAGGTGGAATTGAACCTACCTGAACTCATTTATACAGACAGTCAAATAGAGATTTCTTACTCACCCGCGCAAGCGATACTCTCCGTCAGCTCTGGACGTTTAGAGAAAAACGATTGGTATGTACCAACCAAACCAGGACAAGTCGGATACATCTGGCATACCCCTTCAGAACCAGGTCTTCATAAACTCTTTGTCCAACTTCAGGATACGAAGAGAGAGTTCATGGTGAACGTTCTCCCAAAGGATAGTGACGGAGACGGGGTGACAGATTGGCTTGAGAATTTGTTTGGGAGTGATCCCAACAATACAAATACAGACGCAGATGCAGCTCGAGATAACGAAGATTTGTCTGTCTTGTTGAACCCACCTGAACCCATTTGGAAAGAACTTCAAGAGCCAGGGATGATTCGCCTGGAACAAGCGGTGTGTTTCTTCGGACTCGATGGCTGGGTTGAAAAATATCTTCATTCAAAATTGATCGAACGTTATGAAGAACAAGGAACACGGAAAAGCAAAATGAATGAAGAAACGTATCGAAAAATCATCGATGAACTTTTCAAAGATGAGCATTTCATAACCTACAGGATGGATAAAACCAGTAGATACCAAAATACGTACGGATCGGAGCAAGATCACAAACCCGAATTCAGTTGCATCTTTCCTTCAGACATGTTACACCCAATGGAATTCAGGTTTTATTACGATTGGCTCACAGATTTTCGAATCGTGCATTTGAAGAACAAAGATGCGATGTATTATCCTTCCCAAAGTAGTTTTTATCGATACTTACTGTACCCAGTTAGATTCGCACAAGGTTATGAGACGAACATACTGATTCAATTCTTTGATTACAGCACATACGATAGCCTCAGCTACGAAAATGATTCACGATACAAGATAGCTGGCTTTCTTTTTTCGTTTTACACCTCTGGTGATCTCAACAGAGATGACAACATTCCGTTCCATGAAGGTATTGCAGTGGCGATGATTGAACGGCCTGGACTTTTCAGAGTTGTTGTACGACTTCCAAGGGAGAAAATGAAAGGTAACTCAGCGTATCTGAAGCTGACGCCGATCTGGATAGAAAGGGAAGGAAAATCTGTTTCATACAAACCATTGATGCTGAAGTGGGATGTTAATGGCCTCGTGCGAGAAACTGTCTTCTTGAAAGACGCTCTTGGAAACAGCAAAGTACTGTGTGAAGAGCTCGCAAGTTTTGAAGATCTCAACAGCGAGATCTCTTGGTCCTTCGCTCTCAACAAACCAACAACTGCAGCGACGAATATAAAAATCAATTCACAACAACTCGGGATTGTTCAAAAAAACGATCAGCAAGAGTCTCGATATACAGTGATCGATCTCGTTCAAAATGTGACCAGATACACATTAAAAAGCCTCGAACTTGGCAAGAAAGTTTGTAGCTTCACTGAAACCTCAGTAAAGTCAATCAAGCGTGTAGATGATCTTGAGAAACTACCGAACGATCATTGGGCGAGATCCAAAAAATTTGGCGTTGCGAAATCTTCCCTAGAAGTTGCTACTGGTATCGCATCGATGATCACCGATGGCAATCAAGCTTGGGTCGCATTCAAACAGGGAGATTACATCCAGGCGAGTTATTTTGCACTCAAAACGATCTCAACTGCGGTGAGTACTACCCCCGAGTTGGTCAACATCGCGAAGGATGTTTTTGGTTACTCTGGTAAAGCTACCAAACTGGCGGTACTCTCATCCAAAAAAGCACAAGTTGGTATTGCCATAGCGGTTGGAGTGGTAGAATTCGGTTACGATTCTTACAAGTTCATCACCGTTGATGATCCCATCATGAAGCAAGCTTACGGTGAGAAAATGGCTGCGGACGTATTGGACACAGGAATATCCATAGTGGCGGTATTCTTTCCACATGTACTAGCAGGACAAATTACTTGGTCAGCTGGTGTTGAGGTGTATTCGTGGTTCTTCGGTGAAGACCTAGCATATAGAGTTTGCAGAACACCAGGTTCAGCTGCCGCTTTCCTATGGGAATATTTCGTCGGCGACATACCGGCTGAGCTCGCAAAAGAAGCTTACACCGATGCTTTGAGTTCTCTGTTCAAATTGATCGAAAATCTCAACAATGTGTATGCAACAGACAAGACATTTTACTTGTCGGTGTTCGTTGATCCTCAAAAATGA
- a CDS encoding ABC transporter substrate-binding protein: protein MRRLLIVTVLLTFFTLVTAKTTITVWTFFGGGEGFLVTELIKKFNAENPDIEVVEQIVEWGQLYNKLITAISAGDPPDVSVMHLAVLPDFASRDALVALDKYVSKSVLEDYIPEIVEKARFDGKLYAIPFDTHPLVLYYNKKLLRQAGLVNAKGEVLVPKTWDELLNYAKQAKEKLGLEVGITSEIGAMMGERLFIAYYTQLGGQIYDAKTKSLKLDFDKVKKTYEFISNLYKSGIMKTMTYDTAESLFQNNQSPFHLNGVWVMAVYPTLKDFEFGVTSIPAIPGSKPFTWADSHTWVIPKKPKEDPTKIAASVKFIEWFAKSTAEWAKAGHLPVLKGVLKSEAFLSLPMRKDYAQVAEFLVPAPSVRGWVEIRQKMWEIGEAVILGQKSPDAAAKELIDFVRQVID, encoded by the coding sequence ATGAGAAGGTTGCTCATCGTCACAGTTCTGCTTACTTTCTTTACCTTAGTCACAGCAAAAACAACGATAACTGTTTGGACGTTCTTCGGAGGAGGAGAGGGATTTCTCGTCACTGAGCTCATCAAAAAGTTCAATGCGGAGAATCCAGATATCGAAGTCGTTGAGCAAATTGTAGAATGGGGCCAACTTTACAACAAGTTGATTACTGCGATCTCGGCAGGAGATCCACCCGACGTTTCTGTAATGCATCTAGCTGTACTCCCAGATTTCGCTTCAAGGGACGCTTTGGTGGCACTCGATAAGTATGTATCCAAAAGTGTTCTAGAAGATTACATACCAGAAATAGTTGAAAAAGCCCGCTTTGACGGCAAACTTTACGCGATACCGTTTGACACACATCCTTTGGTACTTTATTACAACAAGAAGTTGCTGAGACAAGCTGGTTTGGTTAATGCGAAAGGTGAGGTCCTCGTTCCTAAAACTTGGGATGAACTGTTGAATTATGCAAAACAAGCCAAAGAGAAACTTGGACTTGAAGTGGGAATCACTAGCGAGATAGGTGCAATGATGGGGGAAAGGCTTTTCATCGCTTATTACACACAACTTGGTGGACAAATTTATGATGCCAAAACAAAAAGTTTAAAGTTAGATTTTGACAAAGTCAAAAAAACTTACGAGTTTATAAGTAATCTCTACAAGAGTGGGATCATGAAAACTATGACCTATGATACGGCCGAATCGCTCTTTCAGAACAATCAATCTCCATTCCATCTGAATGGTGTTTGGGTAATGGCAGTTTATCCTACCCTCAAAGATTTTGAGTTTGGTGTGACGAGTATACCCGCAATACCTGGTAGTAAACCATTCACATGGGCAGACAGCCACACATGGGTGATACCAAAGAAACCTAAGGAAGACCCAACAAAGATAGCAGCTTCGGTGAAGTTCATTGAATGGTTTGCAAAAAGCACTGCTGAGTGGGCAAAAGCTGGACATTTACCTGTTCTTAAAGGTGTTCTGAAATCTGAAGCTTTCTTGAGTTTGCCAATGAGGAAAGACTACGCACAGGTAGCTGAATTTTTAGTCCCAGCTCCGAGTGTTCGTGGCTGGGTGGAGATTAGGCAGAAAATGTGGGAAATTGGTGAAGCTGTAATTCTTGGCCAGAAATCACCGGATGCGGCCGCAAAAGAACTCATTGATTTCGTAAGACAAGTGATTGACTGA
- a CDS encoding NAD(P)/FAD-dependent oxidoreductase, with product MKRLGIVGFGAAAIGFLEGLIETGKINDYEITVFEKGKDHMHNTISGVRMDGKIFISRGMGGELDVPLDIQYKIVELYLTHSGYKPTLRDKSNFIEYLKSFERNGRKIEFGESFSSEEVYKRFYDHGFEPVKAYFFHLGTDVLRETNNNLFEYFTFFKNIQFLFNTIVEDIELGPKHKVVANKGEFTFDELVISVGRSGHKLMDRIKEKYPQLVKENYYVDIGIRYELPNHVMEEFFDMYEVKVRYRTRTGYMCRLFCQNPSGKVTLEKYDEFTTVNGYSDTYHKTDNTNFAVLVTTRFTEPFKDPTGYGKNLAKLANILAGDKEKVILQTYGDFKEYRRTKRIGRVYPTLNGNSFILGDANLVFPSKIRESLVDFIDNLDRVIKGVAYFDNLLYAVEVKFYSNKFCNDIVENLHVIGDCSGWTRSIQYATAMGYMRAIQS from the coding sequence GTGAAGAGACTTGGGATCGTTGGATTTGGTGCTGCAGCAATAGGTTTTCTGGAGGGCTTGATAGAAACGGGGAAAATTAACGATTACGAGATTACCGTATTCGAGAAGGGAAAAGATCACATGCACAACACAATTTCCGGTGTTCGTATGGACGGCAAAATCTTCATCAGTAGAGGCATGGGTGGTGAGCTGGATGTGCCGTTGGATATACAGTACAAGATCGTCGAGCTTTATTTAACCCACTCTGGTTACAAACCGACTTTGAGAGATAAGAGCAATTTCATCGAGTATCTCAAGTCGTTCGAGAGGAACGGAAGAAAGATAGAGTTCGGTGAATCTTTTTCCAGTGAAGAAGTTTATAAAAGATTCTACGATCACGGTTTCGAGCCAGTGAAAGCTTATTTCTTTCATCTCGGAACGGATGTGCTCAGAGAGACTAACAACAACTTGTTTGAATATTTCACTTTTTTCAAGAACATCCAATTTTTGTTCAACACGATTGTTGAAGATATTGAGCTTGGTCCAAAACACAAAGTTGTAGCAAACAAGGGTGAATTCACATTCGACGAGTTGGTCATCTCAGTTGGTCGAAGTGGGCACAAGTTGATGGATCGTATCAAGGAGAAGTATCCTCAACTTGTGAAAGAAAACTACTACGTTGATATAGGTATCAGATATGAACTCCCAAACCACGTGATGGAAGAGTTTTTCGACATGTACGAAGTGAAAGTTAGGTACAGAACGAGAACAGGTTATATGTGTAGACTCTTTTGCCAAAATCCTTCCGGCAAAGTAACTTTGGAGAAGTACGATGAATTCACAACAGTGAACGGTTATTCAGACACTTATCACAAAACTGATAACACTAATTTTGCTGTTTTGGTGACGACACGCTTTACAGAACCATTCAAAGATCCAACAGGTTACGGAAAAAACCTTGCCAAGCTTGCGAACATACTGGCTGGTGATAAAGAAAAAGTCATCCTGCAAACTTATGGAGATTTCAAAGAGTACAGAAGGACGAAGAGAATTGGGAGAGTATATCCCACGTTGAACGGAAACAGCTTCATTTTGGGAGATGCGAACCTTGTTTTTCCTTCCAAGATAAGGGAATCTTTAGTTGATTTCATCGACAATCTCGATCGAGTCATCAAAGGCGTAGCTTATTTCGATAATCTCCTCTACGCAGTAGAAGTGAAATTCTATTCAAACAAATTCTGTAACGA
- a CDS encoding calcium-transporting P-type ATPase, PMR1-type: MKEFYRLSSWQVCQELGVDPQKGLSSEEAKRRLEQYGPNELAEKKKRTILQMFLSQFTDFLIIILLAAAGISIIVGEAVDAILIMIIVLLNATLSTIQESKAEKSLQLLKKMAAPVARVLRDGVVQTVPSREIVPGDVVILEAGNYVPADGRLIESVNLSVSEAALTGESQPVEKSIEPIDEPNLPIGDRTNMVYSGTIVSRGRGKAVVTATGNETEIGKIAKMLTELEEEQTPLQKNLEKLGKQIGLIILAICAIVFIVGIIEGNPILEMFLTSVSLAVAAVPEGLPAVVTIVLALGTYNMVKRHAIIRRLQAVEALGSVNVICSDKTGTLTKNEMTVVKYYLHPNQWLQHEPSDQIPNALKEALISATLCNDAFIAFKGNTKVTSGDPTEIALAAAAWDFGLKKEELEKEMPRVYEIPFDSDRKMMTTVHKRNASFVSYTKGAPDIVVARCTKYVSISGEINDLTEKDKIEILQANQRMAQDGLRVLAVAYKNVEENEYKELEQDLIFLGLIGMIDPPRPEVKEALEKCKTAGIKVIMITGDHRATAQTIAREIGILDSEGKVLTGVELIEMDADELAKVVEDVKVYARVSPSDKLKIVEALKKRGKIVAMTGDGVNDAPALKRADIGVAMGITGTDVSKDASDMVLTDDNFASIVAAIEEGRKIFDNIRKVVYYLLSCNISEVATIFISILLRLPLPLIPVQILWMNLVTDGLPALALGVEPAEPDVMRRPPRDPKEGIMSREVLRKIFIGGLLLSVLTLFVYGWALMEHDEIRLLRTMVFFTLCTGQLFHALNSKSLRHSLIKVGVKNNPRLVLACVVSFALLLAVIYVPGLQNVFGTATLAGHQLLVSVLAAVMIIPLFELVKLLERRIEKSSTNN; this comes from the coding sequence TTGAAAGAATTCTACAGATTAAGTTCATGGCAAGTGTGTCAAGAATTGGGTGTCGATCCGCAAAAAGGTCTCTCAAGCGAAGAAGCAAAAAGAAGACTTGAACAGTATGGGCCGAACGAGTTGGCAGAGAAGAAAAAACGCACAATCCTTCAAATGTTTCTCTCACAGTTTACAGACTTTCTCATCATCATCCTGCTCGCCGCCGCTGGTATATCTATCATCGTTGGAGAAGCTGTAGACGCGATACTCATCATGATCATAGTTCTCCTGAACGCTACATTGAGCACAATACAAGAATCCAAAGCCGAAAAATCCCTTCAACTTCTCAAAAAAATGGCTGCTCCAGTTGCGCGTGTTTTGAGAGATGGAGTTGTTCAAACTGTACCATCTCGAGAAATTGTACCAGGCGATGTTGTCATTCTCGAGGCAGGCAACTATGTTCCTGCCGATGGCAGGTTAATAGAATCGGTCAACCTTTCCGTGAGTGAAGCAGCACTCACAGGTGAATCTCAACCTGTTGAAAAATCGATTGAACCTATAGATGAACCGAACCTACCCATAGGTGATAGAACGAACATGGTTTATTCGGGCACCATAGTGAGCAGAGGACGTGGCAAGGCCGTGGTGACCGCTACAGGTAACGAAACCGAGATAGGAAAGATCGCAAAGATGCTGACAGAACTTGAAGAAGAGCAAACACCACTACAGAAGAATTTGGAGAAGCTTGGTAAACAAATAGGTTTGATCATACTCGCCATTTGTGCAATCGTTTTCATCGTTGGCATCATCGAAGGAAATCCGATCTTAGAAATGTTTCTCACATCGGTGAGCTTGGCTGTGGCTGCTGTGCCCGAAGGCCTACCTGCCGTGGTGACAATCGTGCTGGCGCTCGGTACGTACAACATGGTGAAGAGGCATGCGATCATACGAAGATTGCAAGCAGTGGAAGCGCTTGGCTCAGTGAACGTGATTTGCTCTGACAAAACTGGTACACTCACCAAGAACGAGATGACGGTGGTGAAATATTACTTGCATCCAAATCAATGGCTACAGCACGAACCGTCTGACCAAATTCCAAACGCTTTGAAAGAAGCTCTGATCTCGGCTACTCTTTGTAACGATGCTTTCATAGCTTTTAAAGGCAACACTAAAGTCACTTCAGGTGATCCAACGGAAATCGCCCTAGCCGCTGCAGCATGGGATTTCGGATTGAAGAAAGAAGAACTTGAAAAAGAGATGCCCAGAGTGTACGAGATACCATTCGATTCCGATAGAAAGATGATGACAACGGTTCACAAGAGAAATGCTTCTTTCGTCTCTTACACAAAAGGTGCTCCAGACATCGTTGTTGCCAGATGCACAAAGTATGTATCGATTTCTGGAGAGATAAACGATTTGACGGAGAAGGATAAAATAGAGATTCTTCAAGCAAACCAACGCATGGCTCAAGATGGCTTGCGCGTTCTTGCGGTAGCTTACAAAAATGTTGAGGAAAACGAGTACAAAGAACTCGAACAAGACCTGATCTTCCTCGGTCTCATCGGCATGATAGATCCTCCGAGACCTGAGGTGAAAGAAGCTCTCGAAAAGTGCAAAACTGCGGGAATAAAGGTCATCATGATCACTGGCGACCACAGAGCCACAGCCCAAACTATAGCGAGAGAAATAGGAATACTCGATTCGGAAGGAAAAGTGCTGACAGGTGTTGAGCTTATTGAAATGGATGCTGATGAACTCGCGAAAGTGGTTGAAGATGTAAAAGTTTACGCGAGGGTTTCTCCGAGCGACAAGCTGAAGATCGTCGAAGCGTTGAAAAAGAGAGGTAAGATCGTTGCCATGACAGGAGATGGTGTGAACGATGCTCCCGCTTTGAAGAGAGCAGACATAGGTGTTGCCATGGGTATAACAGGAACAGACGTTTCAAAGGATGCTTCCGATATGGTCCTCACTGACGATAACTTTGCCAGCATTGTCGCTGCAATAGAAGAAGGAAGAAAGATCTTTGATAACATAAGAAAAGTCGTCTATTATCTGCTTTCTTGCAACATCAGCGAGGTCGCAACTATATTCATATCTATCTTACTCCGTTTGCCATTGCCTCTGATACCTGTCCAGATCCTATGGATGAACTTGGTCACGGACGGTCTTCCTGCGCTCGCACTAGGTGTTGAACCAGCGGAACCCGATGTCATGAGAAGGCCCCCAAGAGACCCGAAAGAAGGAATCATGAGCAGAGAGGTTTTGAGAAAGATATTCATCGGTGGATTGCTACTCTCCGTTTTGACGCTCTTTGTTTACGGTTGGGCACTTATGGAACACGATGAAATAAGGCTTTTAAGGACCATGGTGTTCTTCACGTTGTGCACTGGTCAGCTGTTCCACGCTCTCAATTCGAAGTCTCTGAGGCACTCACTGATCAAAGTAGGCGTGAAAAACAATCCGCGTTTGGTCTTGGCTTGTGTTGTTTCGTTCGCACTACTTTTAGCTGTGATATACGTTCCTGGCCTTCAAAATGTGTTTGGAACAGCCACGCTAGCAGGACATCAACTCTTGGTAAGCGTTCTTGCAGCTGTGATGATCATACCGTTGTTCGAACTTGTAAAGCTTCTCGAACGAAGGATTGAGAAAAGCTCAACGAACAATTGA